In a single window of the Leptospira barantonii genome:
- a CDS encoding methyl-accepting chemotaxis protein, giving the protein MQNPAQSQKSSIHQIWKDGAVVINRIRLGLVILFSLTLLSVSKTNHPTQVIAHVVGTGLMAAYCILEFILHRSGKVGVRFQKTLVLLDVNILSLTLMADCSIEPAVSSGILANMLIFFIYFYVMIYSSFLGERGFVLWIGVLAALGIISSMFVAWKGGMILTENPELGKVPGHMIFSVQIVKVTFVFTASIILSQLMKLFGKLTDEGSRLYQDSQVLLNKLTQDRKILESSAENLEASIRKFADFINRTGEKMESQAAAIEEVNAVIEELSASSSSTAHSIETQNLSLGELAGSSEKLDEILKNSASLSEALAVFAKENKEDMENVTIAAEKTKSYLVDITNSFNRVDEINRIMSEIADKTNLLALNASIEAARAGVAGRGFAVVANEVSKLAEFTSGNAKSISDIVNQSRKFIEEARIASTETGDMTENQKLKILETVDRIDKMNLFYLEQKSIIQKFVSEVNRIKSTSEEILRSTKEQMLGQTEMVQTMGNLGTEINEINEDSGMLQEEIVKIKTQASELRVLSIQSEN; this is encoded by the coding sequence ATGCAGAATCCGGCCCAATCCCAAAAATCCTCCATCCATCAGATTTGGAAGGACGGAGCCGTAGTTATCAACCGAATCCGGCTCGGGTTAGTGATCTTATTTTCTCTTACGTTGCTCAGCGTATCCAAAACCAATCACCCCACACAGGTAATCGCACACGTCGTCGGGACCGGACTGATGGCCGCTTATTGTATTTTAGAATTCATTCTTCACAGATCCGGAAAAGTAGGGGTTCGATTCCAAAAGACGTTAGTTCTCTTGGACGTGAATATTCTTTCCTTAACCTTGATGGCCGATTGTTCGATCGAACCGGCGGTTTCATCCGGGATTCTCGCCAACATGCTCATCTTCTTTATTTATTTTTACGTGATGATCTATTCTTCCTTTTTGGGTGAAAGAGGGTTCGTTCTTTGGATCGGCGTTCTTGCCGCGTTAGGAATCATTTCATCCATGTTCGTGGCTTGGAAGGGCGGAATGATTCTTACCGAAAATCCCGAGCTCGGAAAGGTTCCGGGTCACATGATTTTTTCGGTGCAGATCGTGAAGGTGACTTTCGTTTTTACGGCGAGTATCATTCTTTCGCAGTTGATGAAACTGTTCGGTAAACTCACGGACGAAGGTTCGAGATTGTATCAGGATTCTCAAGTTCTCTTAAATAAACTGACTCAGGATCGCAAGATTCTCGAAAGTTCCGCGGAGAATTTAGAAGCGTCCATCCGTAAGTTTGCGGATTTTATCAATCGAACCGGCGAGAAGATGGAATCTCAAGCGGCGGCGATCGAGGAAGTCAACGCGGTCATCGAAGAACTTTCCGCGTCTTCCTCAAGCACGGCACATTCCATCGAAACACAAAACCTAAGTTTGGGTGAACTCGCGGGAAGTTCCGAAAAGTTAGACGAAATCTTAAAAAACAGCGCTTCCTTAAGCGAAGCCCTTGCGGTTTTTGCAAAAGAAAATAAGGAAGATATGGAGAACGTCACCATCGCCGCTGAAAAAACGAAATCCTATCTGGTAGACATTACGAATTCGTTTAACAGAGTCGACGAGATCAATCGGATCATGAGCGAGATCGCCGATAAGACGAATCTTCTCGCGCTCAACGCTTCGATCGAAGCCGCGAGGGCAGGGGTTGCGGGTAGAGGTTTTGCGGTGGTCGCCAACGAAGTGAGTAAACTCGCAGAATTCACATCCGGAAACGCAAAGTCGATTTCCGATATCGTCAATCAATCCCGTAAGTTTATCGAAGAAGCAAGAATCGCTTCTACAGAAACCGGAGACATGACTGAAAATCAAAAACTGAAAATTTTGGAAACCGTGGATCGAATCGATAAGATGAATCTATTTTATCTGGAACAAAAATCGATCATTCAAAAATTCGTATCCGAAGTGAACCGAATCAAATCGACTTCGGAGGAAATTCTCAGATCGACCAAAGAACAAATGCTCGGTCAAACGGAAATGGTTCAAACGATGGGAAACCTGGGAACCGAAATCAACGAGATCAACGAAGATTCCGGTATGCTTCAGGAAGAAATCGTAAAAATCAAAACACAGGCCTCCGAGTTACGAGTTCTCAGCATTCAATCCGAAAACTGA
- a CDS encoding DUF3157 family protein: MKKIIFLLIFTLSLGQLSSEEATTKSGKKVILNSDFTWKYADESADKNKTGKPSTLVLTKSAEHDTELKSESGEFSVWYNSKKWNRAAQKSNKVSEYEFENKKRSGYAMVIFEGLEIPMESFPELLVVNARAVDPNAHLVETTDCKVNGRAGKLIKYAALFSGMKFIFYSFVTSNSKGSIQFTTYTLENRFDLEKEEFEKIISGLVFQ, encoded by the coding sequence ATGAAAAAAATAATCTTCCTTCTTATATTCACTCTCAGCCTCGGACAACTTTCCTCCGAGGAAGCAACAACCAAAAGTGGAAAGAAAGTAATCCTCAATTCCGATTTCACCTGGAAATACGCGGATGAAAGCGCCGACAAAAATAAAACAGGAAAACCCTCCACACTCGTTTTGACAAAATCCGCCGAGCACGATACCGAACTCAAAAGCGAATCGGGAGAATTCAGCGTTTGGTACAATTCCAAAAAATGGAATCGAGCCGCACAAAAATCGAATAAGGTTTCCGAATACGAATTCGAAAACAAAAAGAGAAGCGGTTATGCGATGGTTATCTTTGAAGGTCTTGAAATTCCAATGGAATCTTTTCCGGAACTTTTGGTAGTCAACGCAAGAGCCGTAGATCCGAACGCACATCTCGTGGAAACAACGGATTGTAAAGTGAATGGCAGGGCGGGCAAACTCATAAAATACGCGGCCTTGTTCAGCGGTATGAAATTTATTTTTTATAGTTTTGTGACGAGTAACAGCAAAGGTTCCATTCAATTTACGACATATACTCTGGAAAACCGATTCGATCTTGAAAAAGAAGAATTCGAAAAAATCATTTCCGGATTGGTTTTCCAGTAA
- a CDS encoding ankyrin repeat domain-containing protein, with protein MKSYNLFSTFQVQRRRILLLGISSIVPFLFHCSANLNELIRKGKNEDAKIKIRETEEWRTYNECNSPLVLASRLGNLELVRFLLENKVDPNQRETGCARESILTIEEKYISKEEFFTASHTPISQVQNLETAKILIQAGANVNLGGYRQNDPKGIGSAYYEPPLLHAVLNRKYDLAKFLIEKGASTRILNSVTGENEFEIWFTSVGIRNKTDRKFYESLKSKGLKKLEIASGSLRNTTRPEIFPKERAYIHIPTGTEFKTTPHFSEREEWIQTDLIRHPSQEKYFHSSEWIWKDTKQNVYEWILERRIGLKKRN; from the coding sequence TTGAAATCATATAATTTGTTCTCTACATTCCAAGTGCAAAGAAGACGAATTCTACTTTTAGGAATTTCGTCAATTGTACCATTTCTTTTTCACTGTTCTGCAAACTTAAACGAACTGATCCGAAAGGGGAAGAACGAGGACGCCAAAATAAAAATCCGAGAAACGGAAGAATGGAGAACGTATAATGAATGCAATTCTCCCTTGGTCCTCGCTTCGAGGTTGGGAAATCTTGAACTGGTTCGATTCTTATTGGAAAACAAAGTCGATCCAAATCAAAGAGAAACCGGATGTGCAAGGGAATCGATTCTTACAATCGAAGAAAAGTATATCTCCAAAGAAGAATTTTTTACTGCCTCTCATACGCCGATTTCCCAAGTTCAGAATTTAGAAACCGCGAAAATTTTAATCCAAGCAGGAGCAAACGTCAACTTAGGCGGATATAGACAAAACGATCCGAAGGGAATCGGATCTGCCTATTACGAGCCGCCTTTGTTGCACGCGGTTCTAAATCGAAAATACGACCTCGCAAAATTCTTAATCGAAAAGGGGGCTTCCACTCGAATCCTCAACTCCGTAACCGGAGAAAACGAATTCGAAATCTGGTTTACGAGCGTTGGAATTCGAAATAAGACCGATCGAAAATTTTACGAATCCCTAAAATCAAAAGGGCTCAAAAAATTAGAAATCGCTTCCGGCTCCTTACGGAACACGACGCGTCCGGAAATTTTTCCAAAAGAACGAGCCTACATTCACATTCCGACCGGTACGGAATTCAAAACGACTCCCCATTTTTCGGAAAGGGAAGAATGGATTCAGACGGACCTCATCCGCCATCCATCCCAAGAGAAATACTTTCATAGTTCCGAATGGATTTGGAAGGACACCAAACAGAACGTATACGAATGGATTTTAGAAAGAAGAATCGGATTGAAAAAGCGGAATTAA
- a CDS encoding CHRD domain-containing protein: MLKKGYLFALCILVLPFVVYGKGNTKYVASLKDAAQLNVNARGSVDAILDDETSKLKISGSYEYFGSNATEILILTEGTEAPLCTFKPPYNATNSPWKDWGNCDLNVNQKKDLNAGKLYILIKTIDRTEGQVRGSIVLESKK; the protein is encoded by the coding sequence ATGTTAAAAAAAGGCTATCTTTTTGCCTTGTGTATCTTAGTTCTTCCCTTTGTCGTTTATGGAAAAGGAAACACCAAATACGTTGCGTCTCTTAAGGATGCGGCTCAATTGAACGTAAATGCAAGAGGAAGCGTGGATGCGATTCTCGACGACGAGACGAGCAAACTCAAAATCTCCGGTTCTTATGAATATTTCGGAAGCAACGCAACCGAGATATTGATTCTGACCGAAGGAACCGAAGCGCCTCTTTGTACATTCAAACCTCCATACAACGCGACGAACAGTCCGTGGAAGGATTGGGGTAACTGCGACCTAAACGTAAATCAGAAAAAAGATCTGAATGCCGGAAAACTCTACATTCTCATCAAGACGATCGATAGAACGGAAGGACAGGTTCGCGGATCCATCGTACTGGAATCCAAAAAATAA